A genomic segment from uncultured Erythrobacter sp. encodes:
- a CDS encoding septum formation initiator family protein has translation MRKPGSENRLKRFGALGALLLLTGVAVAGPTGLLAWSENAAALEVRESEIAKLTAKRDALRNRVMLLDPEAADPDLASELVRDQLGVMREDEVVITLED, from the coding sequence ATGCGCAAACCAGGATCAGAAAACAGGCTGAAGCGGTTTGGCGCCTTGGGTGCCTTGCTGCTGCTGACGGGCGTGGCTGTTGCCGGTCCGACAGGCCTGCTCGCCTGGAGCGAAAATGCCGCCGCGCTTGAAGTGCGCGAGAGTGAAATCGCCAAACTCACGGCCAAGCGCGATGCACTGCGCAACCGCGTCATGCTCCTTGATCCCGAGGCCGCTGATCCCGATCTGGCCAGTGAGCTGGTGCGCGATCAGCTTGGCGTGATGCGCGAAGATGAGGTGGTGATCACGCTCGAAGACTGA
- the pdhA gene encoding pyruvate dehydrogenase (acetyl-transferring) E1 component subunit alpha, with protein sequence MLHSLQAAFEAKKRYDASPGEMLEFYRQMLLIRRFEEKAGQLYGLGLIGGFCHLYIGQEAVAIGLQSALDNERDSVITGYRDHGHMLAYGIDPKVIMAELTGREAGISKGKGGSMHMFSTEHKFYGGHGIVGAQVALGGGLALAHQYNEDGGLCLAYFGDGAANQGQVYETFNMAALWNLPIVFVVEDNQYAMGTASSRSSAETRFHRRGTAFRIPGMEVNGMDVLEVRAAAEVAFAHVRAGKGPVLMECNTYRYRGHSMSDPAKYRTREEVQEQRDHHDPIEGLKKTLIEAGKTEDDLKAIDKAIRAEVASAADFAESSPEPGAAELYTDVLVEAY encoded by the coding sequence ATGCTCCACTCGTTGCAAGCCGCCTTCGAGGCCAAGAAGCGCTATGACGCTTCGCCGGGAGAGATGCTGGAATTCTACCGCCAGATGCTGCTGATCCGGCGCTTTGAGGAAAAGGCCGGCCAGCTTTACGGCCTCGGTCTGATCGGCGGCTTTTGCCACCTCTATATCGGGCAGGAAGCTGTCGCGATCGGTTTGCAGAGCGCGCTCGATAATGAGCGGGACAGCGTCATCACCGGCTACCGCGATCATGGCCATATGTTGGCCTATGGGATCGATCCCAAGGTGATCATGGCCGAGCTGACGGGCCGCGAAGCCGGGATTTCCAAGGGCAAGGGCGGGTCGATGCATATGTTCTCGACCGAGCACAAATTCTACGGCGGCCACGGCATCGTCGGCGCGCAGGTGGCGCTGGGCGGGGGACTTGCGCTGGCCCACCAGTATAACGAGGACGGCGGACTGTGCCTCGCCTATTTTGGCGACGGCGCTGCCAACCAGGGTCAGGTCTATGAGACCTTCAACATGGCGGCCTTGTGGAACCTCCCCATCGTCTTCGTGGTCGAGGACAATCAATATGCGATGGGCACCGCGAGTTCGCGCTCGTCGGCCGAAACCCGGTTCCACCGCCGCGGCACCGCGTTCCGCATTCCGGGGATGGAAGTGAACGGCATGGACGTGCTCGAAGTGCGCGCTGCGGCCGAAGTCGCTTTCGCCCACGTCCGCGCGGGCAAGGGCCCGGTGCTGATGGAGTGCAACACCTATCGCTATCGCGGACATTCGATGTCCGATCCGGCCAAGTACCGCACCCGTGAGGAAGTGCAGGAACAGCGTGACCACCACGATCCGATCGAGGGGCTGAAGAAGACCCTGATCGAAGCAGGCAAGACTGAGGACGATTTGAAAGCGATCGACAAGGCGATCCGCGCCGAGGTGGCATCCGCTGCCGACTTTGCGGAATCCTCGCCCGAGCCGGGTGCGGCCGAACTCTACACCGACGTTCTGGTGGAGGCCTATTGA
- a CDS encoding pyruvate dehydrogenase complex E1 component subunit beta — MAIELKMPALSPTMEQGTLAKWLKQEGDRIEPGDILAEIETDKATMEFEAIDEGVLEKILIAAGTEDVAVGAVIALIAGEGEEPSAAPAPAPAKAEAPAAAPEPAPAPTLKAPAPARAPMVADPAIPAGTTLTSTTVREALRDAMAEEMRRDPRVFVMGEEVAQYQGAYKVTQGLLAEFGPKRVIDTPITEYGFAGIGTGAAMGGLRPIVEFMTFNFAMQAIDHIINSAAKTNYMSGGQMRCPIVFRGPNGAASRVGAQHSQNYGPWYASVPGLIVIAPFDAADAKGLMKAAIRCEDPVVFLENELVYGRSFDVPDMDDYVLPIGKARIMREGSDVTIVTYSIGVGMALEAAATLADEGIDAEVIDLRTLRPLDKQTVLESLAKTNRLIVAEEGWPTCSIASEIISICMEEGFDHLDAPVLRVCNEDVPLPYAANLEKLALIDPARIAAAARKVCYK; from the coding sequence ATGGCGATTGAACTGAAGATGCCGGCGCTGTCGCCGACTATGGAGCAGGGCACGCTTGCCAAGTGGCTCAAGCAGGAGGGCGACCGGATCGAACCGGGCGATATCCTCGCCGAGATCGAGACCGACAAGGCGACGATGGAATTCGAAGCCATCGATGAAGGCGTGCTGGAGAAGATCCTGATCGCTGCTGGGACGGAAGATGTCGCGGTGGGCGCAGTGATCGCGCTGATCGCGGGGGAAGGGGAGGAACCGTCTGCGGCCCCCGCACCCGCTCCCGCCAAGGCGGAAGCGCCTGCTGCTGCACCTGAGCCCGCTCCCGCTCCGACGCTCAAGGCGCCAGCACCGGCGCGCGCGCCTATGGTTGCCGACCCCGCCATCCCTGCGGGCACCACTCTCACCAGCACTACAGTGCGCGAGGCGCTGCGCGATGCCATGGCCGAGGAAATGCGCCGTGACCCGCGCGTCTTCGTGATGGGTGAGGAAGTGGCCCAATACCAAGGCGCCTACAAGGTCACTCAGGGCCTGCTGGCGGAGTTCGGCCCCAAGCGCGTGATCGATACGCCGATCACCGAATATGGCTTTGCCGGGATCGGCACGGGAGCGGCGATGGGGGGCCTGCGCCCGATCGTAGAATTCATGACCTTCAACTTCGCAATGCAGGCGATTGACCACATCATCAATTCGGCGGCGAAAACCAACTACATGAGCGGCGGCCAGATGCGTTGCCCCATCGTGTTTCGCGGCCCCAACGGCGCGGCCTCTCGCGTCGGCGCGCAGCACTCGCAGAACTACGGTCCGTGGTATGCCAGCGTTCCGGGCCTGATCGTGATCGCGCCGTTTGATGCAGCCGATGCCAAGGGCCTGATGAAGGCCGCGATCCGCTGCGAGGACCCGGTGGTCTTCCTCGAAAACGAGCTGGTCTATGGCCGCAGCTTCGATGTGCCGGACATGGATGATTACGTCTTGCCCATCGGCAAGGCGCGGATCATGCGCGAAGGGAGCGATGTGACCATCGTCACCTATTCGATCGGGGTTGGCATGGCGCTCGAAGCGGCAGCGACGCTGGCGGACGAGGGGATCGATGCCGAAGTGATCGACCTGCGCACCCTGCGCCCGCTCGACAAGCAGACCGTGCTGGAAAGCCTCGCCAAGACCAACCGGCTGATCGTGGCCGAAGAAGGCTGGCCGACCTGCTCAATCGCAAGCGAGATCATTAGCATCTGCATGGAGGAGGGCTTCGACCACCTCGATGCGCCAGTGCTGCGGGTGTGCAACGAAGACGTGCCGCTGCCCTATGCCGCCAATCTCGAAAAGCTGGCGCTGATCGATCCGGCCCGCATCGCGGCTGCGGCGCGCAAGGTCTGCTACAAGTAA
- a CDS encoding TadE/TadG family type IV pilus assembly protein has protein sequence MIGRFSRIGALLRRLHADRGGATLIEFAFVAPVLCLMIMGLFDMAHTQYSSSVLRGAMQKAGRDLTLENANSQQVNIDQRVTNQITTVMPPGATIELEKMSFFEFADVSEPEEFTDQNNDGICNNNEPYIDANENGSWDEDRGRDGIGGARDVVLYTATVTYPRLFPMYSMAGMPNNVTIEASTVLRNQPFDEQNDRVTTPGNCP, from the coding sequence GTGATCGGCCGGTTCTCACGCATAGGCGCGCTGCTGCGCCGCCTGCACGCCGACCGCGGCGGAGCGACCTTGATCGAGTTCGCCTTCGTCGCGCCGGTCCTGTGCCTGATGATCATGGGGCTGTTCGACATGGCTCACACGCAATACTCGAGCTCGGTTCTGCGCGGCGCGATGCAAAAAGCGGGCCGCGACCTGACGCTTGAGAATGCCAACAGCCAGCAAGTCAATATTGATCAGCGTGTTACTAATCAAATCACAACGGTTATGCCCCCTGGCGCGACGATCGAGCTTGAGAAGATGTCGTTCTTTGAATTCGCCGACGTTAGCGAGCCGGAGGAATTCACCGACCAGAACAATGACGGCATCTGCAACAACAACGAACCTTACATTGATGCCAACGAGAATGGCAGCTGGGATGAGGACCGTGGCAGAGACGGGATCGGGGGCGCACGCGATGTGGTTCTCTACACCGCCACAGTAACCTACCCGCGCCTGTTCCCGATGTATTCCATGGCCGGCATGCCGAACAACGTCACGATTGAGGCATCGACTGTGCTGCGCAATCAACCGTTCGACGAACAGAATGACCGTGTCACCACTCCGGGAAATTGCCCATGA